From the Mycobacterium sp. 155 genome, the window ACGTTGGCAGCACACTGGGGAGTCAGCCAGGTGCGCCCGCACGATGCGCTCGACGACGCCCAGGTGCTCGCCCAGATCCTCAAACCCACCCTGGCCCGGGCCCGGGACCGCAAGGTGTGGTTGCCGCTGCGTGAAGTCAGCCGCCGGCGCTGGCCCAACGGCCAGGTCACCCACGAAGAGTTGCGGCCACTGAAGGTTATGGCGCCACGGCTGCCGTGCCTATACGCCAACCCGGGCGTATACGTGCCCGGCCGGCCGCTGGTGCAGGGCATGCAGGTGGCATTGTCAGCCGAGGTGGCCCGCACCCACGAAGAGCTGATCGAACGCATTCTGCACGCGGGTCTGGCCTACGCCGAGGCCGTCGACCAGCAGACCTCGGTAGTGCTGTGCAACGAGCCCGCTCCGGAATCCGGAAAGGGTTACCACGCCAAGGAACTCGGTGTTCCCCTCGTCACCGATGACGACTTCATGAATATGTTGGACGACGTGATCGGCGGCGCCATGGTCGAAGAGTTCTCTGACACCGCCCCGGTGGGCGACCAGTT encodes:
- a CDS encoding DEDDh family exonuclease, whose translation is MSTAPPLTARPSWGRPAAEPGAGWAVVDVETTGFRPGQARIVSVAALAVSDDGNIERSVATLLNPGVDPGPTHVHGLTAEMLEGQPCFGDVVDQLGDVLRGRTLVAHNVGFDYGFLTAEAELVGAELPVDSVMCTVELARRLDLGTENLRLETLAAHWGVSQVRPHDALDDAQVLAQILKPTLARARDRKVWLPLREVSRRRWPNGQVTHEELRPLKVMAPRLPCLYANPGVYVPGRPLVQGMQVALSAEVARTHEELIERILHAGLAYAEAVDQQTSVVLCNEPAPESGKGYHAKELGVPLVTDDDFMNMLDDVIGGAMVEEFSDTAPVGDQFTLF